The proteins below are encoded in one region of Aequorivita iocasae:
- a CDS encoding DUF4286 family protein, which translates to MYIYNVTLNIEETIHERWLQWMKAEHIPAMLATGKFSKALMTRVVVEEEMGGITYSVQYTTDSKETLQKYYAENAAELRAQSKPFEGKFVAFRTELEIVSEH; encoded by the coding sequence ATGTACATCTACAACGTAACCTTAAACATAGAAGAAACCATTCACGAGCGTTGGCTGCAATGGATGAAGGCCGAACACATACCAGCGATGCTCGCTACCGGAAAATTCAGCAAAGCCTTGATGACACGGGTAGTGGTTGAGGAAGAAATGGGCGGAATTACCTATTCGGTTCAATATACAACCGACAGCAAGGAAACACTTCAAAAATATTATGCCGAAAACGCTGCCGAACTTCGTGCACAAAGTAAACCTTTTGAAGGCAAGTTTGTAGCATTCCGCACAGAACTTGAAATTGTAAGCGAACACTGA
- a CDS encoding tetratricopeptide repeat protein, producing MRTIFLILFFFNAMASFSQSDALAKNYFEQGQFEKSLRIYEKLNKENPYRLDFFMGVVQSNQQLENYSEAERLIKEKLGNGKNFPQLYIELGYNYSLQNKPEIAAQNYNKAIESIDLNPNYSYSIGNTFEKYSLLDEAVAAYEKAMALSDKLDFNMQLAQIYGEQGKLEKMFDRYLGLVEKNQAFKGSAQRYFSLYINEDPDNEANLQLKKALLQRSQQNPDLLYNELLSWLFIQQKEYKKAFIQEKAIYKRIGEDLGGITELAYIAIADEDYEVGREIVNYIIENSFTPQNKLQGNQILMKMEVKTATPKQYAEVEKKFESLLDEFGRNRETYLLQIDYNHFLAFQNNKKEVAIENLKNLAKQNLTSYQEARVKMELADILVFDEKFNEALIYYSQIQKKVQSDVLAQEARFKVARTSYFKGDFEWAQVQLDVLKKSTSQLMANDAMQLSLLIRDNSLEDSTQTALKKYARADLLAFQDRNSEAINALEDILTNHKGEKIEDEALLKQGMIYEKTGQYNKAESNYIKIIEFYNEDILADDAHYRLAKIYEEKLDQPDKAKAQYEAIIFNFADSIYFVDSRKKYRALRGDAIN from the coding sequence ATGCGTACTATTTTTTTAATACTCTTCTTTTTTAATGCCATGGCAAGCTTTTCACAAAGCGATGCATTGGCAAAAAATTATTTTGAACAAGGTCAGTTTGAAAAATCTTTGCGCATTTATGAAAAGCTGAACAAAGAAAACCCATACAGGCTAGACTTTTTTATGGGCGTTGTACAAAGCAACCAACAACTTGAAAATTATTCCGAGGCGGAACGTCTCATAAAAGAAAAATTGGGCAACGGCAAAAATTTTCCGCAGCTGTATATAGAATTGGGCTATAACTATTCACTTCAAAATAAACCAGAAATAGCGGCTCAAAATTATAACAAAGCAATAGAGTCCATTGACTTAAACCCTAATTATTCCTACAGTATCGGCAATACTTTTGAAAAATACAGCCTTTTGGACGAAGCTGTAGCTGCTTATGAAAAAGCAATGGCGCTTAGCGATAAATTGGATTTCAACATGCAACTCGCGCAGATCTATGGCGAACAGGGAAAACTTGAAAAAATGTTTGACCGCTATTTGGGCCTGGTGGAAAAGAACCAGGCATTTAAAGGTTCCGCACAGCGCTATTTTAGCCTTTACATAAATGAAGACCCCGACAACGAGGCAAATTTGCAACTCAAAAAAGCACTATTACAGCGGTCACAGCAAAATCCCGACCTTCTATATAACGAATTGCTCAGTTGGTTGTTTATTCAACAAAAAGAATATAAAAAAGCATTTATACAAGAAAAAGCTATTTATAAACGTATAGGCGAAGACCTTGGTGGAATTACGGAACTTGCCTACATTGCTATTGCCGATGAAGATTATGAAGTGGGAAGAGAAATAGTAAATTACATAATTGAGAATTCATTCACTCCCCAAAACAAGCTTCAGGGCAATCAAATTTTGATGAAGATGGAAGTAAAAACCGCCACTCCCAAACAATATGCTGAAGTTGAAAAAAAGTTTGAAAGCCTTTTGGATGAATTTGGACGAAACCGCGAGACCTATTTGCTGCAAATAGACTACAATCATTTTTTGGCCTTTCAAAACAATAAAAAAGAAGTCGCCATAGAAAACCTGAAGAATTTAGCCAAACAAAATTTAACTTCCTATCAAGAAGCCCGGGTAAAAATGGAGCTGGCAGATATTTTGGTCTTTGATGAAAAATTCAATGAAGCACTCATCTATTATTCCCAAATCCAGAAAAAAGTACAAAGCGACGTCCTTGCCCAGGAAGCGCGATTTAAAGTAGCCCGAACCAGTTATTTTAAAGGTGATTTTGAATGGGCGCAAGTACAGCTGGACGTGCTGAAAAAATCTACATCGCAATTAATGGCGAACGATGCCATGCAGCTTAGTTTGTTGATTCGCGACAACTCATTGGAAGACTCTACCCAAACAGCTCTGAAAAAATATGCCCGAGCAGATCTATTAGCTTTTCAAGATAGAAACTCAGAAGCTATTAATGCGTTGGAAGATATTTTAACAAACCACAAAGGCGAAAAAATAGAGGACGAGGCTTTATTAAAACAAGGAATGATTTACGAGAAAACTGGCCAGTATAATAAAGCCGAATCTAACTACATAAAAATCATAGAATTTTATAATGAAGATATTTTGGCCGATGATGCCCATTACCGCCTCGCAAAAATCTATGAAGAAAAATTAGACCAACCCGATAAGGCAAAAGCACAATACGAAGCGATCATTTTCAACTTTGCGGACAGTATTTATTTTGTGGATTCACGGAAGAAGTACCGTGCCTTGCGGGGGGATGCTATAAATTAA
- a CDS encoding T9SS type A sorting domain-containing protein, whose amino-acid sequence MKNAITFLMCSLCIITGIAQTDLIGNTIVPNRTPELQALYQQAKNLEENGTASEINANRLAIKNAWQAIDPNVAALYKPIVTNRLPETVENLPINGAFVPSKILERDGEGLIPEWGNDQLLRDDYVDGVDMDKDRISDNIYIGIYENLIEFGGTFDSIFIYRSQDGGLSFDEWKKVGVTAPMRKMQLITYDDSYLIAYLVTESKNFQAWRWDTNTGVFDAQVIASDVVDFGVGTNYPGVGTQRSFATYEKSDHNIYSARSTSGSFGFDWADENSLGIVGEQVEFAYGYLGGCYTTFIGFNSRSIRANVNTDYNDPASWGSNETVTDGASIESLNPTICAARKGIASDEVLIIASSRAAGSTDKFDGQAYRRENGAAYAPTGYVTTSAGYNIAHIDSWMQKVNNSEIMETSYVRDIIDNSDNDVNRSHRYDGTSFGPFEAVNDSDVDVFDGFASAVAETPDDNPCMAFAGTSAGGSFGYGLYFDAQNATASTEENNFLGFAFYPNPAHEILNLSATQTIDNVKIYSLLGQKVLETSPQQNNPSINISSITAGIYLMKVNIDGQSSIYRIIKQ is encoded by the coding sequence ATGAAAAATGCAATTACCTTTTTAATGTGCTCACTTTGTATCATCACAGGCATAGCACAAACAGATTTAATCGGGAATACTATCGTCCCAAACAGAACGCCAGAACTTCAGGCTCTTTACCAACAAGCCAAAAATCTTGAAGAAAACGGCACTGCGTCAGAAATTAATGCAAATAGACTTGCCATTAAAAATGCATGGCAAGCCATTGACCCCAACGTAGCTGCACTGTACAAGCCAATTGTTACTAATAGGTTGCCAGAAACCGTGGAAAATTTACCTATTAATGGTGCATTTGTCCCGAGTAAAATTTTGGAACGCGATGGGGAAGGATTAATCCCTGAATGGGGCAATGACCAACTATTACGTGATGATTATGTAGATGGTGTAGATATGGATAAAGACAGGATTTCTGACAATATCTATATTGGCATCTATGAGAACCTAATTGAATTTGGAGGAACTTTCGATTCCATATTTATTTATCGTTCCCAAGATGGTGGACTATCCTTTGATGAGTGGAAAAAAGTTGGCGTGACCGCCCCTATGCGAAAAATGCAACTTATAACTTATGATGATAGCTACCTTATAGCTTATTTGGTAACAGAAAGTAAAAATTTCCAAGCATGGAGATGGGACACAAATACTGGCGTGTTTGACGCACAAGTGATAGCTAGCGATGTAGTGGATTTTGGAGTTGGCACCAACTACCCAGGTGTAGGGACACAAAGAAGTTTTGCTACTTATGAAAAATCTGACCATAATATATATTCGGCCAGAAGTACGTCGGGTAGTTTCGGGTTTGACTGGGCCGACGAAAACTCGCTCGGAATTGTTGGAGAGCAAGTTGAATTCGCATATGGTTACCTTGGCGGCTGCTACACTACCTTTATAGGCTTTAATTCTAGAAGTATACGAGCCAATGTAAATACCGACTATAATGATCCAGCCTCATGGGGTAGTAACGAAACCGTTACTGATGGCGCTAGCATAGAATCACTAAACCCAACCATATGTGCTGCTCGAAAAGGGATAGCCAGCGATGAGGTGTTGATAATTGCATCTTCGCGGGCAGCGGGAAGTACCGATAAGTTTGACGGCCAAGCATACCGCCGGGAAAATGGAGCGGCCTATGCACCCACAGGTTATGTAACCACCTCTGCAGGATATAACATTGCACACATAGATTCTTGGATGCAGAAAGTGAACAATAGTGAAATCATGGAAACTTCTTATGTACGTGATATTATCGATAATTCTGACAATGATGTAAACCGCTCACATAGATATGATGGCACTTCCTTTGGCCCTTTTGAAGCAGTGAACGATAGCGACGTAGATGTATTTGATGGATTTGCCTCTGCTGTGGCAGAAACCCCTGACGACAACCCATGTATGGCTTTTGCAGGTACTAGTGCAGGCGGTTCGTTTGGATATGGGCTTTATTTTGATGCACAAAACGCTACAGCTTCAACAGAAGAAAACAATTTTTTAGGATTTGCCTTTTATCCAAATCCAGCACATGAAATTCTAAACTTATCGGCTACCCAAACTATTGATAATGTTAAAATTTATTCATTGTTAGGGCAAAAGGTTCTTGAAACTTCTCCGCAGCAAAACAACCCGTCAATCAACATTTCATCAATTACAGCAGGAATATACTTGATGAAGGTAAATATTGATGGACAATCCAGTATATACAGAATCATTAAACAATAA
- a CDS encoding DUF3109 family protein yields the protein MFQLGKTIVSEDIIKKDFVCNLNACKGACCIEGEAGAPVTEEEVAILQEIYPKVKPFLRPEGIAAIEQQGAHIKTDLDELETPLVDGKECAYVTFTDRGIASCGIEDAFNAGAIDFRKPISCHLYPVRVQDYSEFAAVNYHRWPICDDACTLGKELKVPVYKFVKTALIRKFGENWYSELEKVAAEI from the coding sequence ATGTTTCAACTGGGAAAAACAATCGTTTCTGAAGACATTATCAAAAAAGATTTTGTTTGCAACCTCAATGCCTGTAAGGGAGCGTGTTGTATTGAAGGCGAAGCGGGGGCTCCTGTCACTGAAGAAGAAGTAGCAATTCTTCAGGAAATATACCCCAAAGTGAAACCTTTTCTTCGACCAGAAGGGATTGCCGCCATTGAACAACAAGGCGCACACATCAAAACAGATCTTGACGAATTGGAAACACCTTTGGTTGATGGTAAAGAATGCGCTTATGTTACTTTTACAGACAGAGGTATTGCCAGCTGCGGCATTGAAGATGCATTTAATGCGGGTGCAATTGATTTCAGAAAACCAATATCTTGTCACCTCTACCCTGTTCGCGTTCAGGACTACAGTGAATTTGCCGCCGTAAACTATCATCGCTGGCCCATATGTGATGATGCATGCACTTTAGGCAAGGAACTTAAAGTACCCGTTTACAAATTCGTAAAAACCGCCCTTATCCGAAAGTTTGGTGAAAATTGGTATTCAGAACTAGAAAAAGTGGCCGCGGAAATATAA
- a CDS encoding MarC family protein, with protein sequence MVLNFKEIVTATMVLFAVIDIIGNIPIIIGLREKAGHINSGKASVIAAIVMIVFLFLGESILKLIGVNVNEFAVAGALILFFIALEMILGVTLFKEEDTSPDLASIFPLAFPLLAGPGSLTTLLSLRAEYAIQNIIVAILVNIVIIFVVLKTSGRLQRFLGKNGIAVIQKIFGVILLAIAVKLFTSNIQELFN encoded by the coding sequence ATGGTTTTAAATTTTAAGGAGATAGTTACGGCCACGATGGTTCTTTTTGCAGTTATTGATATAATAGGTAATATTCCTATTATAATTGGGCTACGCGAAAAAGCTGGTCATATAAACTCGGGCAAAGCCTCTGTAATTGCAGCCATAGTGATGATTGTTTTTCTCTTTTTGGGAGAAAGCATTTTAAAATTGATTGGCGTTAACGTAAATGAATTTGCAGTAGCGGGCGCACTTATACTTTTCTTTATTGCCCTAGAAATGATTCTCGGCGTCACACTTTTTAAGGAAGAAGACACCAGTCCAGATTTGGCCTCTATATTTCCATTGGCCTTTCCGCTATTGGCGGGCCCCGGAAGTTTGACCACGCTGCTTTCTTTGCGTGCAGAATATGCCATTCAAAATATAATTGTAGCAATTTTGGTAAATATCGTTATCATTTTTGTGGTGCTGAAAACATCTGGAAGATTACAACGTTTTTTAGGAAAGAACGGAATTGCAGTGATTCAAAAAATATTTGGTGTAATTTTGCTGGCGATTGCTGTGAAGCTTTTTACCTCAAATATCCAAGAATTGTTTAATTAA
- a CDS encoding S41 family peptidase — protein sequence MGNYKKYLPLWIGLALAAGVFIGSKLNFNDNTEKIFATNSKKDKLNRLIDYIDYEYVDNVNTDSIVDVTVNGILENLDPHSVYIPKSEYQHNADDMRGAFTGIGVSFYIYKDTIAVIRSIEGGPAEKAGIKGGDRILYADGKKLFGELVNRDSISNYLKGEINSKVSLDVYRPSQKKVLELKVRRKQVPLVSVDASYKLDEDLGYIKINRFSETTFKEFETALDKLKDQGIKKLVLDLRNNPGGYISTAERVVDEFLEDDKLVLITKNKSGDINKTYATRRGDFEHGKLYVLINENSASASEIVAGALQDNDKGTIIGRRSFGKGLVQREMSLGDGSAVRLTIARYYTPTGRSIQRPYGNGNETYYSDYEKRYRNGELIHADSIKVADSLKYKTPKGKVVYGGGGIIPDVFVPKDTSVENETLQYVSRSGFMSYFIFEYLEKNRDMFKGIKFDDFRKNFIVDEKLSKEFIEYAKFNEAQIDLSNYTEDLKRTLKANIAQQLFGPNEYEIILNENDPMLLKVLELEASNHLEKN from the coding sequence ATGGGAAATTATAAAAAATACTTGCCTTTGTGGATTGGACTGGCGCTTGCCGCAGGTGTTTTTATTGGGTCGAAACTCAATTTTAATGACAATACTGAAAAAATATTTGCAACAAATTCCAAAAAAGATAAGCTCAACCGTCTTATTGACTATATAGATTATGAATATGTTGACAATGTAAATACCGATAGTATTGTTGATGTTACCGTAAACGGAATCCTTGAAAACCTCGATCCGCACTCCGTATATATTCCAAAAAGCGAATACCAGCACAACGCTGATGATATGCGCGGTGCCTTTACGGGCATCGGCGTAAGTTTTTACATTTATAAAGATACTATTGCCGTTATTCGCTCCATTGAAGGAGGACCCGCAGAAAAGGCAGGTATAAAAGGGGGTGACAGAATTTTATATGCCGATGGCAAAAAACTTTTTGGCGAGTTGGTCAATCGCGATAGCATTTCCAATTACTTAAAAGGCGAAATAAACAGCAAAGTATCCTTAGATGTTTACCGTCCTAGTCAAAAGAAAGTTTTGGAATTAAAAGTAAGAAGAAAACAAGTGCCTCTTGTGAGCGTGGATGCTTCCTATAAATTAGATGAAGATCTGGGCTACATAAAAATAAACCGTTTTTCTGAAACAACTTTTAAGGAATTTGAAACTGCACTAGACAAACTTAAAGACCAAGGCATCAAAAAATTGGTTCTGGACCTCCGCAACAATCCAGGCGGATACATTTCAACAGCGGAACGTGTGGTAGATGAATTTTTGGAAGATGACAAATTAGTCCTCATCACAAAAAACAAAAGTGGCGATATAAACAAAACCTACGCCACCCGCCGTGGTGATTTTGAACACGGAAAATTGTATGTTCTAATCAATGAAAATTCAGCCTCTGCCAGTGAAATTGTAGCAGGCGCGTTACAGGATAACGACAAGGGAACCATTATTGGCCGCCGCTCCTTCGGGAAAGGACTTGTACAGCGTGAAATGTCCCTAGGCGATGGCAGTGCGGTACGTTTAACCATTGCACGCTACTATACACCCACGGGCCGTTCCATACAGCGTCCGTACGGAAATGGAAATGAAACCTATTATAGCGATTATGAAAAAAGGTACCGAAATGGTGAATTAATTCACGCTGATAGTATAAAAGTGGCCGATTCTTTAAAATATAAAACCCCAAAAGGAAAGGTAGTGTATGGCGGCGGCGGAATTATACCAGACGTTTTTGTCCCAAAAGACACAAGCGTGGAAAATGAAACCCTTCAATATGTTTCTAGAAGCGGGTTTATGAGCTATTTCATCTTTGAGTATCTCGAAAAAAACCGAGATATGTTTAAAGGAATAAAATTTGACGATTTCAGAAAAAATTTTATCGTGGACGAGAAGCTTTCAAAAGAATTTATTGAGTACGCAAAATTCAACGAGGCGCAAATAGACTTATCAAATTACACCGAAGATTTGAAAAGAACACTCAAGGCAAACATTGCACAGCAGCTTTTTGGCCCAAATGAGTACGAAATTATTCTTAACGAAAATGACCCAATGCTTCTAAAAGTTCTGGAACTGGAGGCCAGCAACCATTTGGAAAAAAATTAA